The Changchengzhania lutea genomic sequence TTGCATTGCCAATAATTATAGCAATTATTGCTTTAATAATATTAATAACCAAATCAGCAGTAACCATAGATTCTGGAGAGGCTGGAGTACTTTTTAAAACCTTTGGGGAAGGTGTTGTTATTGATGAACCACCAATGGGAGAAGGTTTTCATATTGTTGCTCCTTGGAACAAGGTATTTGTTTACGAAGTACGTCAGCAAGAACTTTTTGAAAAAATGAAAGTGTTATCTTCAAACGGATTGGAAATTCAAATTGATGCTTCGGCTTGGTACGAACCTGTTTATAAGGATCTGGGAAATTTACACCAATCTCTTGGTCAAGATTATTTGCAGCGAGTTATTCAACCTGCAATTCGTAGCGCCGCTCGTAGTGTAGTAGGTCGATATACGCCTGAGCAATTATATTCAAGCAAGCGGGACGCTATTCAAGATGAGATTTTTGAGGAAACAAAAAAAATTCTTGAAAAGCAGTTTGTACAGTTAAACGAAGTACTTGTTCGTGATGTCACTTTACCAAATACCATTAAGGACGCTATTGAGCGTAAATTAAAGCAAGAGCAAGAATCTTTAGAATATGAGTTTAGA encodes the following:
- a CDS encoding prohibitin family protein — encoded protein: MERLPKIALPIIIAIIALIILITKSAVTIDSGEAGVLFKTFGEGVVIDEPPMGEGFHIVAPWNKVFVYEVRQQELFEKMKVLSSNGLEIQIDASAWYEPVYKDLGNLHQSLGQDYLQRVIQPAIRSAARSVVGRYTPEQLYSSKRDAIQDEIFEETKKILEKQFVQLNEVLVRDVTLPNTIKDAIERKLKQEQESLEYEFRLVTAAKEAEKVIIEAEGKAESNRILSASLTDKILQDKGIDATMKLAESPNSKIIVIGSGDSGLPIILGNQ